A single window of Ananas comosus cultivar F153 linkage group 17, ASM154086v1, whole genome shotgun sequence DNA harbors:
- the LOC109723045 gene encoding diphthamide biosynthesis protein 2: MDFESSYDIPRTVDYIRSIGYSRVVLQFPDELLRDSTSVAKALRSELGKGVRLYVMADTAYNSCCVDEIGASHVDAECVVHYGHACMSPTSTLPALFVFGKAPINGNACADLLNQCLSTTEKPVLVLYGLEYAHAMENLKGMVTNSSNLRYGSSTVHFAEVSFSSIDPPVKEKADKEQLDFHGNIVNGGDKIISEWNSHNEVGKYFLGGLTWSIAKDHKMEDFLLFWIGQDNSAFANVVLTFNTCEIVRYDAVENQLLKDVSHQQRILKRRYYLVEKAKDANIVGILVGTLGVAGYLHIIQQMKELIEAAGKKSYTLVMGRPNSAKLANFPECEIFVYVSCAQTALLDSKDFLGPVITPFEAVLAFGRGRQWTGEYVLDFQDLMNSSMTKVVESSEEARFSFIQGGYVEDIDSQENGEQKESTLALAETAEKALSFRNEHADSILFKGSARSGAEYFAARSYRGLSTQYENPLPQSYLIGRSGRASGYEDERNTKGND; the protein is encoded by the exons ATGGACTTCGAATCGAGCTACGACATACCCCGCACCGTGGATTACATCCGTAGTATAGGCTACTCCAGAGTCGTGTTACAG TTTCCGGATGAGCTCTTGAGGGATTCGACAAGTGTGGCGAAGGCGCTGAGGAGCGAGCTCGGCAAGGGCGTGCGCTTGTACGTCATGGCCGATACGGCGTACAACTCTTGCTGCGTCGATGAGATTGGGGCCTCGCACGTGGACGCGGAGTGCGTCGTGCACTATGGGCACGCGTGTATGAGCCC AACGTCAACTTTGCCGGCTCTTTTCGTTTTCGGAAAAGCACCTATAAACGGCAATGCTTGCGCAGACTTGTTAAATCAGTGTTTGTCAACCACAGAGAAACCTGTTCTG GTCTTATATGGGTTAGAATATGCCCATGCTATGGAGAATCTTAAAGGAATGGTTACCAACTCATCTAACTTGAGATATGGCAGTTCTACCGTCCATTTTGCAGAGGTTAGTTTTTCAAGTATTGATCCGCCAGTGAAAGAGAAAGCAGATAAAGAGCAGCTTGACTTCCATGGCAACATTGTCAATGGAGGTGATAAGATAATTTCTGAGTGGAATTCTCACAATGAAGTTGGTAAATATTTTCTTGGGGGACTGACATGGAGTATCGCAAAGGATCACAAGATGGAGGACTTCTTGTTGTTTTGGATTGGTCAGGATAACTCGGCATTTGCCAATGTTGTGCTTACCTTCAATACCTGCGAAATAG TTAGATATGATGCAGTGGAAAATCAATTACTGAAGGATGTCTCTCATCAGCAAAGAATTCTTAAACGCAG ATACTACCTTGTGGAGAAAGCAAAGGATGCAAATATTGTTGGCATTTTGGTGGGCACTCTAGGTGTCG CTGGTTATCTTCACATAATTCAGCAAATGAAAGAATTGATTGAGGCTGCTGGAAAGAAGTCATACACGCTAGTCATGGGCAGACCAAACTCTGCCAAACTTGCCAACTTTCCGGAG TGTGAAATCTTTGTTTATGTTTCGTGTGCCCAAACTGCTCTGTTGGATAGCAAGGATTTTTTGGGTCCTGTTATCACTCCTTTCGAGGCAGTGTTAGCTTTCGGCAG GGGTAGACAATGGACTGGAGAATATGTGCTGGATTTTCAGGATTTGATGAACTCAAGTATGACGAAAGTTGTTGAAAGCAGTGAAGAAGCTCGGTTCTCATTTATACAAGGTGGCTATGTGGAAGATATTGATTCTCAAG AAAATGGAGAACAAAAGGAGAGTACCCTTGCCTTGGCAGAGACTGCAGAGAAGGCTTTGAGTTTCCGAAACGAGCACGCGGATTCTATTTTGTTCAAAGGTTCAGCTCGATCTGGTGCAGAATATTTTGCTGCGCGGTCCTACCGAGGTCTCAGTACGCAGTATGAGAATCCACTTCCTCAGTCTTATCTAATCGGAAGAAGTGGGAGGGCATCTGGTTATGAGGATGAAAGAAACACAAAAGGAAATGATTGA
- the LOC109723522 gene encoding B-box zinc finger protein 24 isoform X1: MKIQCDVCEKAAATVICCADEAALCGSCDVEIHAANKLASKHQRLLLLDSLSNKLPRCDICQEKAAFIFCVEDRALFCRECDEPIHVPGALSGEHQRYLATGIRVGLRSLCNKDSEKNRSGPPECSPSLLVPKVPAAQAAPAPPVPAPWIVDDFLQLSDYESSDKFQKESSLGFVELDWFEDVSLLQDQMPKGAPTAAEVPEVPTSQTSSTAFYKPSNKSNISFKKPRIALSDDEEFFVVPDLG; encoded by the exons ATGAAGATCCAGTGCGACGTGTGCGagaaggcggcggcgacggtgatATGCTGCGCGGACGAGGCTGCGCTGTGCGGCAGCTGCGACGTGGAGATCCACGCCGCCAACAAGCTGGCCAGCAAGCACcagcgcctcctcctcctcgactcCCTCTCCAACAAACTCCCCCGCTGCGACATCTGCCaa GAGAAGGCGGCTTTTATTTTCTGCGTGGAAGATCGAGCCCTCTTCTGCCGGGAGTGCGACGAGCCAATCCACGTCCCCGGCGCGCTCTCCGGTGAGCACCAACGCTATCTCGCTACCGGAATTCGCGTCGGTCTCCGCTCACTGTGCAACAAGGACTCGGAGAAAAACCGCTCTGGGCCACCCGAATGCAGCCCCTCCCTCCTCGTGCCTAAAGTTCCCGCTGCGCAAGCGGCCCCTGCTCCGCCCGTGCCCGCGCCGTGGATTGTTGATGATTTCCTCCAGTTGTCAGATTATGAATCTAGTGATAAG TTTCAGAAGGAATCTTCTCTTGGTTTTGTTGAGTTAGACTGGTTCGAGGACGTCAGCCTCTTACAAGACCAAATGCCGAAGGGGGCACCGACAGCGGCCGAAGTCCCCGAAGTCCCCACCTCGCAAACAAGCAGCACCGCATTCTACAAACCCAGCAACAAATCCAACATATCTTTCAAGAAGCCTAGAATCGCGCTCTCCGACGACGAGGAGTTCTTCGTTGTGCCTGATCTCGGTTAA
- the LOC109723522 gene encoding B-box zinc finger protein 24 isoform X2, with protein MKIQCDVCEKAAATVICCADEAALCGSCDVEIHAANKLASKHQRLLLLDSLSNKLPRCDICQEKAAFIFCVEDRALFCRECDEPIHVPGALSGEHQRYLATGIRVGLRSLCNKDSEKNRSGPPECSPSLLVPKVPAAQAAPAPPVPAPWIVDDFLQLSDYESSDKKESSLGFVELDWFEDVSLLQDQMPKGAPTAAEVPEVPTSQTSSTAFYKPSNKSNISFKKPRIALSDDEEFFVVPDLG; from the exons ATGAAGATCCAGTGCGACGTGTGCGagaaggcggcggcgacggtgatATGCTGCGCGGACGAGGCTGCGCTGTGCGGCAGCTGCGACGTGGAGATCCACGCCGCCAACAAGCTGGCCAGCAAGCACcagcgcctcctcctcctcgactcCCTCTCCAACAAACTCCCCCGCTGCGACATCTGCCaa GAGAAGGCGGCTTTTATTTTCTGCGTGGAAGATCGAGCCCTCTTCTGCCGGGAGTGCGACGAGCCAATCCACGTCCCCGGCGCGCTCTCCGGTGAGCACCAACGCTATCTCGCTACCGGAATTCGCGTCGGTCTCCGCTCACTGTGCAACAAGGACTCGGAGAAAAACCGCTCTGGGCCACCCGAATGCAGCCCCTCCCTCCTCGTGCCTAAAGTTCCCGCTGCGCAAGCGGCCCCTGCTCCGCCCGTGCCCGCGCCGTGGATTGTTGATGATTTCCTCCAGTTGTCAGATTATGAATCTAGTGATAAG AAGGAATCTTCTCTTGGTTTTGTTGAGTTAGACTGGTTCGAGGACGTCAGCCTCTTACAAGACCAAATGCCGAAGGGGGCACCGACAGCGGCCGAAGTCCCCGAAGTCCCCACCTCGCAAACAAGCAGCACCGCATTCTACAAACCCAGCAACAAATCCAACATATCTTTCAAGAAGCCTAGAATCGCGCTCTCCGACGACGAGGAGTTCTTCGTTGTGCCTGATCTCGGTTAA